A single genomic interval of Oreochromis aureus strain Israel breed Guangdong linkage group 12, ZZ_aureus, whole genome shotgun sequence harbors:
- the ubac1 gene encoding ubiquitin-associated domain-containing protein 1: MFVQEEKIFAGKVLKIHICTMDGTEWLEEVTEDTTVEKLKERCLKHCVHGSLEDPKTLTHHKLIHAATERVLSDTKTVADENLKDKDVLLLIKKRSPPTPPKMADVSSEDKKKQENKAPDKDAILKATASLSTRHTDRTVTQHNIRDFQTELRKILVSLIEVAQKLLALNPDAVELFKKANAMLDEDEEDRVDETALQQLTEMGFPESRAIKALRLNHMSVTQAMEWLIEHVDDPSVDTPLPGQDSSGAAGATAAATPGPPASASASASGPNPHRSLSSQSSTDESNKQDELTEIFKRIRRKREFRPDSRAVIALMEMGFDEKEVIDALRVNNNQQDAACEWLLGDRKPSPEDLDKGIDTNSPLFQAILENPVVQLGLTNPKTLLAFEDMLENPLNSTQWMNDPETGPVMLQISRIFQTLNRT; this comes from the exons ATGTTCGTGcaggaagaaaaaatatttgCCGGGAAAGTGCTGAAAATACACATCTGCACCATGGACGGCACGGAGTGGTTGGAGGAGGTCACGGAAGACACGACTGTTGAGAAACTAAAGGAGAGGTGCTTGAAACAT TGTGTACATGGAAGTCTAGAAGATCCCAAAACCCTTACACATCATAAACTTATTCATGCTGCTACAGAAAGAGTCCTCTCTGACACAAAAACTGTTGCTGATGAAAATCTCAAAGATAAAG ATGTTTTGCTGCTCATAAAGAAAAGATCGCCACCAACCCCTCCAAAGATGGCTGACGTTAGTTCAGAAGACAAG aagaaacaagaaaacaaagctCCAGATAAAGATGCTATTCTGAAAGCCACCGCCAGCCTATCCACACGCCACACGGACCGTACTGTTACGCAACACAACATCAGAGAC TTTCAAACAGAGCTCAGAAAAATCCTGGTTTCTCTTATTGAAGTCGCACAAAAGCTTCTTGCCTTGAACCCTGATGCTGTCGAACTGTTCAAAAAGGCAAATG CAATGTTggatgaagatgaagaggatCGGGTAGATGAAACGGCCCTCCAGCAGCTCACTGAGATGGGTTTCCCTGAGAGCAGAGCAATCAAAGCTCTGAGACTGAACCA CATGTCAGTGACCCAGGCTATGGAGTGGCTGATTGAGCATGTAGATGACCCCTCTGTGGACACGCCACTACCAGGCCAGGACTCTTCTGGGGCAGCAGGAGCTACGGCAGCTGCCACCCCAGGCCCCCCTGCTTCAGCGTCTGCTTCAGCCTCTGGTCCTAACCCTCACCGCAGCCTATCCAGCCAGTCGAGCACAGATGAGAGCAACAAGCAGGATGAACTCACAGAGATCTTCAAGAGGATCCGAAGGAAAAGGGAGTTCAGGCCAGATTCAAGG GCGGTCATTGCATTGATGGAGATGGGCTTTGATGAAAAGGAGGTGATCGATGCTCTGAGAGTCAATAACAACCAACAGGATGCAGCG TGTGAGTGGCTGTTGGGAGACAGGAAACCTTCTCCAGAAGATCTGGACAAAGGCATCGACACCAACAGCCCGCTGTTTCAAGCCATCCTGGAAAATCCAGTCGTCCAGCTGGGTTTAACCAATCCCAAAACTCTTCTAG cgtTTGAAGACATGCTGGAGAATCCTCTGAACAGCACCCAGTGGATGAACGACCCCGAGACCGGCCCCGTCATGCTACAAATATCCAGAATCTTCCAGACCCTCAATCGCACATAG